gagacaagtgtttttttaaatttttttactttttttttttttatttttttttatttttattttttttttgtccctttaggggacttccacagggacccatcagaacccctgatcacattccgggggtccgatggtgacagccctttacatgctgcagtgacaaccctttacatgctgcagtcacatagactgcagcatgtaaagggttaacacagcagagatcggaggttttctctgatctctgctgtaagagctggtacctagctgtcctctgacagctaacaaccagctctccctgccacagagaccatcggcttgcttctgacaagccgatggtctctatggcaacctgtaaacaaagcaggacattgccgatatcttctgctggtttttcaaagcccttgcactgctctgtgtgggtctgtgcaggcagagcacactgtcacagcttgtggcattgtgctctgcagctcccatagtgatacatagcccggaaatcttccgggctatgtcaccaTGAggagtggagctcgtccccggaaattttccgggcgtgccactcaaggggttaaatggcgctatcagaattgccagcttatcggagttggtatcagccgcagtaaacagccggcgctcgcactgtatggagggagatcgccgcgcgttcatacataccccgacgctgcaggacgtacatgtactacctatagcactaaggggttaaaggattccagcaaatgtttttataaaattccttattaaatgaattcctaataaagtatttctaaggttctcccacattaaatgctgctattaaaCATCCTACTTGTCCCTTACAATACCGGCGCTCATCCAGCTTTATTAGCAGATATAATAGCAATTGTCGTTGGGCGGTGGGGATGAGaaatggctgcaggaaggggttaacaggaggctgtccggaggattctgctgcccgatgtcacacatacatcccaacacgcatgtacattgcagacatctatattgtgcgctaaaacactgcagcgcttcagagaaaaccccgtaaaaagcagctgaacttggagatgttggtttttgtggtttttacatcggttcatattgtttccattcaggtccctacaggactgattcatcaaagatggagaaggacagaaacaagatggcggagagtgtattcaacctcaccctagagatactcttccagctgactggggaggtgagagattctgatgatgtcacattacatcattcttatctatggttataacagatgatgtcactggagaggggagagattctgatgatgtcacattacatcattctcatctattgtaataacagatgatgtcactggaggggggagagattctgatgatgtcatatgtcattcttatctatggtaataacagatgatgtcactggaggggggagagattctgatgatgtcatatgtcattcttatctatggtaatgactgatgatgtcactggagaggtgatggactttggaaatgtctgcagtgatatttattaatgtctccccatatacaggattacacagtaatgaggaagacctctagtgatggctgttggACCccagtgtgtgatggatggggaagacccctgagcccaatcatggggcccccacttcaccccctgatacatgaggacatcaatgtacagaagattctagaactcaccaacaagatgattgagctgctgactggagaggtgacgctgcagggaatgctgggacattatacagtaacagcactggaggcttctgggtaatgactgtatattgtgttgtcaggttcctataaggtgtcaggatgtcgctgtctatttctccatggaggagtgggagtatttagaaggacacaaggatctgtacaaggaggccatgatggagacccgccagccgctcccatcaccaggtaatggatgtatttaggatcatagctgtggaggggtgatgtggggcatgtgcccctggtgcttgTAGACAGGAAGTGGGGTGTGAGCCAGGCAGGACACTGTGCTAGTTGGATTAGTAGAGCCATTCACTACACAGTTGATTAAAGTCagtataatcagaaggcctacaTATCACCAGTACACATTTAGGCCCCCGGCACACGGGCGGatattccgcagcaggatttcccgcagaatttacgcctttggaagctgccataagattgtgttagaaaacgcaatcctatgcagacggccgccatttgtccgcgtgaaatcacgtgTGGAAAACAACTCGtggtatgctctatttctgtgccggGCTCTGTGAgctctgcacagaaatgtcactccccggctggCGGCTCCGCTCCGGCATGTaccagctggccggcagccgacacatcaaagagccggagccgcgctggtccctgcaggggctcgggtcgggtccctctgcgacaattctcgcagcaggatccgacccggtcgtctgcaggcggccttattaatTGCTGATATGTAAGCATCCCGGTCCTACAGTGACACTAGTCAGCGACTATATGGCGGATGACTGCTATATCAAACAAAATGTGTCTACAGAagatctctgctccaccagccctAGTGCTACAGTAGCCGGCGGCGGTGCAGAGCTGGAGAGgtgcctgggcccatgctaccccGTCCCCCCAACTATCCCCACCAGATCCTCCGCTTTGCATTTAGTCCCTGCAGGACCGGAGGAGGAGGGATCTGGCATCACCGGTAAGAGCTGCTAGGTTGTATCTACAGAGTGGATATCCAGCTTGGTGGGACTTGTAAAATATCATTTTCTGCCTTTATTGTTCTCTTAGTTTCATATTGGTAATTCATAGAACCCCTCTAAATTGGTGAAGGGGTCACCAGTACGGCTGTGGCTACATGGAGACTCTGGCCACAATACTCTTCTCATTGGGATGTAATGGCGGTCAGTACGGTTGTATCGCAGTTTGCTGTGACCCTACAATTACATGAAGCCCAGCTAGTTTGGACTTCTTGTGATTGTCGGGGcggggcggggggcgggggggggggcaaactacAAGCCACAATGCATTCCCCTTCACAGAATTAGTGGATGAAAGTTGTGCCGTTGATATCGCCTAtctgggtgtcaggaaagcctttgtacagtttcacattaaccccttagtgacgaagcttgtttgcgccttagtgacggagccaaattttgaaaatctgacatgcgtcgttcaacatagcataactccgtaaaggttttgcatatcccagtgattctgacatttggtttttcgccacatgttgtacttcatttagctggtaaaaatagactgatcgtatttatgtatatttattaaaagtaccaatattgggaaaattttgaaaaaattttcatttttttttcacattttcagctgtaatatctcaaatatgtccaaacatactgtacaaagttttgatGGGATATATagttccacctgtttactttattctggacgcacgtttaaaaaacttgtg
This region of Eleutherodactylus coqui strain aEleCoq1 chromosome 5, aEleCoq1.hap1, whole genome shotgun sequence genomic DNA includes:
- the LOC136629061 gene encoding gastrula zinc finger protein XlCGF66.1-like, with product MEKDRNKMAESVFNLTLEILFQLTGEDYTVMRKTSSDGCWTPVCDGWGRPLSPIMGPPLHPLIHEDINVQKILELTNKMIELLTGEVPIRCQDVAVYFSMEEWEYLEGHKDLYKEAMMETRQPLPSPGNGCI